In one Balaenoptera ricei isolate mBalRic1 chromosome 20, mBalRic1.hap2, whole genome shotgun sequence genomic region, the following are encoded:
- the CBX1 gene encoding chromobox protein homolog 1: MGKKQNKKKVEEVLEEEEEEYVVEKVLDRRVVKGKVEYLLKWKGFSDEDNTWEPEENLDCPDLIAEFLQSQKTAHETDKSEGGKRKADSDSEDKGEESKPKKKKEESEKPRGFARGLEPERIIGATDSSGELMFLMKWKNSDEADLVPAKEANVKCPQVVISFYEERLTWHSYPSEDDDKKDDKN, encoded by the exons atggggaaaaaacaaaacaagaagaaagtggaggaggtgctagaagaagaggaagaagaatatgTGGTGGAAAAAGTTCTCGACCGTCGAGTGGTAAAGGGCAAAGTGGAGTACCTCCTAAAGTGGAAGGGGTTCTCAGA TGAGGACAACACATGGGAGCCAGAAGAAAACCTGGATTGCCCCGACCTCATTGCTGAGTTCCTGCAGTCACAGAAAACAGCACACGAGACAGATAAATCAGAGGGAGGCAAGCGCAAAGCTGATTCTGATTCGGAAGATAAGGGGGAGGAGAGCAaaccaaagaagaagaaagaagag TCAGAAAAGCCACGAGGCTTTGCCCGGGGTTTGGAACCGGAGCGGATTATTGGAGCTACAGACTCCAGTGGAGAACTCATGTTCCTGATGAAATG GAAAAACTCTGATGAGGCTGACCTGGTCCCTGCCAAGGAAGCTAATGTCAAGTGCCCACAGGTTGTCATATCCTTCTATGAGGAAAGGCTGACGTGGCATTCCTACCCCTCAGAGGATGATGACAAAAAAGATGACAAGAATTAA